A region from the Mucilaginibacter sp. CSA2-8R genome encodes:
- a CDS encoding SusC/RagA family TonB-linked outer membrane protein: MNKSFTYGISRLWQLSGQAAKQNRLNPKTSLSKNPYTLLICIITLAVQALCYHTATAQTQPRTVTVQGTVIDNDDSEPLIGVTISNGKRRSLTITNSQGAFTATIPAGSEIQIGYIGYTSETRTFNANQSKVVIRLKRGSSQLNEVVVTALGIKREERALGYSASKLDTSAFTRAPASNWTDALSGKVAGLNLVRNSGPAGSNKIILRGENNLTGDNEALIVIDGVVASSSSRRTAASSGGVYGTSGDVMPADFGSALNDLNPDDIESVTVLKGPGASALYGQRGANGAIIITTKSGKAKKKLSITLTSNNTWESVNKSPDIQSDYGQGQNGVNYFSYGATDDGASTNATSASWGAPFNRGTSFYQYDPATKTRGLTRTPWVAYENPVKSFFKTGFETLNSISIDGGLKNVGMRFSASHGDDNWIAPNTGLKRTNISFSANSDVSKKLNIQVKAIYNNRNSDNLPATGYGNQSLMYWFMFAQPNVNTDWYRDYWVNGKENQQFVNITTTNPEAPYAISEQYINKQRRNGILGNLQATYKITNDLSLMVRGSIDYNKDVRETLRPWDAAGNKFAQGSYRVQDVKSYEINADFLLRYNKKITPSIQMNASIGGSEMRNEYKKSELRADGLVIPGVFSLDNNANPLISVPDTARYRLNSFYGLVSFSVKNYLYLDLTGRQDWNSTLATPLRTDNVGFFYPSASASFIASDFWKLPTDISFLKLRASISQVGSGGTTPYRTAYNYTLASNGIYPDSAMTNPNVLPNPNLKPLKTTSIELGTELRMFNNRLSFDLAVYKGNTKNQILSRVVDRATGYNVAVFNVGNVQNKGIEIAVTGTPIQTKKFTWQLNGTFTANRNKILELADSSVVLRTGPLGGAAIVANVGGSMGDLYGRAIVRSPDGQIVYDAVSGNAKAGDQLVYLGNTSPKFRFSFGTTLTYQRFSLSGLFDAQLGAVAHSLTFSRMAALGKLKVTLPGRYNGIIGNGVVQNSDGTYRPNDVIATNLESFYTSIYGSDQAEGSVFKTDYLKFREANLTYNFDTRLVRKIGINRLSLGIYGRNLFIWSPWPAFDPEFGTLSGTDIVQGFETGQLPSTRSYGFRLVVGI; encoded by the coding sequence ATGAACAAAAGCTTTACTTATGGCATAAGCAGGCTTTGGCAATTATCTGGTCAGGCTGCAAAGCAGAACCGGTTAAACCCCAAAACGTCATTAAGCAAAAACCCCTACACACTGCTTATTTGCATCATTACACTTGCCGTTCAAGCATTGTGTTACCACACGGCAACGGCACAAACGCAGCCACGCACTGTTACCGTACAAGGTACTGTTATTGATAACGACGATTCTGAACCACTGATTGGAGTTACCATCAGCAATGGTAAAAGACGTTCGCTTACCATTACCAACTCGCAAGGTGCGTTTACGGCAACCATACCTGCCGGCAGCGAAATACAAATTGGCTATATTGGTTACACCTCAGAAACGCGTACTTTCAATGCTAATCAAAGCAAAGTTGTTATTCGCTTAAAGCGTGGATCGAGCCAATTAAACGAAGTTGTTGTTACCGCTTTAGGTATCAAAAGAGAAGAGCGTGCTTTAGGATATTCTGCATCAAAGCTCGATACCTCAGCGTTTACCAGAGCCCCTGCCAGTAACTGGACCGATGCCTTATCCGGAAAAGTAGCTGGCTTAAACCTAGTAAGAAACAGTGGCCCTGCCGGATCAAACAAAATTATTCTACGTGGTGAAAACAACCTGACCGGTGACAACGAAGCTTTAATCGTAATTGATGGTGTGGTAGCCAGTAGCTCGTCCAGAAGAACGGCCGCCTCATCCGGGGGTGTATATGGAACATCAGGAGATGTTATGCCCGCAGATTTTGGTTCAGCCTTAAATGACTTGAATCCCGATGATATTGAAAGTGTAACTGTATTAAAGGGGCCGGGAGCATCGGCACTTTACGGCCAGCGCGGGGCAAACGGAGCCATCATTATTACTACCAAATCCGGAAAAGCCAAAAAGAAGCTGAGCATAACCCTTACGTCTAATAATACTTGGGAGTCGGTAAATAAAAGCCCGGACATTCAAAGCGACTATGGTCAGGGCCAAAATGGGGTAAATTACTTCTCTTACGGAGCAACGGATGATGGTGCAAGCACTAATGCAACAAGTGCAAGCTGGGGAGCACCTTTTAACCGTGGTACAAGCTTTTATCAGTATGATCCTGCTACCAAAACAAGAGGGCTAACCAGAACACCATGGGTAGCTTATGAAAACCCGGTTAAATCTTTTTTTAAAACCGGTTTCGAAACTTTAAACTCTATCAGTATAGATGGTGGTTTAAAAAACGTAGGTATGCGTTTTTCGGCCAGCCACGGAGATGATAACTGGATTGCTCCAAATACAGGTTTAAAACGTACTAATATTTCGTTTTCTGCCAATAGCGATGTCAGCAAAAAGCTAAATATCCAGGTAAAGGCCATTTACAACAACCGGAATAGCGATAATTTGCCCGCCACCGGTTACGGCAACCAATCCCTGATGTACTGGTTTATGTTTGCTCAACCAAACGTAAACACAGACTGGTATAGAGATTATTGGGTTAATGGAAAAGAGAATCAACAGTTTGTAAATATTACTACTACCAATCCTGAAGCCCCCTATGCTATTTCAGAGCAGTATATTAATAAACAACGCCGAAACGGCATTCTTGGAAATTTACAGGCCACCTATAAGATAACCAATGATTTAAGTTTGATGGTGCGTGGCTCTATCGACTATAACAAAGATGTTCGCGAAACGCTGCGGCCTTGGGATGCTGCCGGAAACAAGTTTGCGCAGGGATCTTACCGGGTACAAGATGTCAAATCTTACGAAATCAATGCTGATTTCCTGTTAAGATATAACAAAAAAATAACGCCATCCATACAAATGAACGCATCTATTGGTGGTAGCGAAATGCGCAATGAGTATAAGAAGTCAGAGCTTCGGGCCGACGGTTTAGTAATACCGGGGGTATTTAGCCTGGACAATAACGCTAATCCGCTAATCTCCGTTCCTGATACCGCTCGTTACAGGTTAAATAGTTTTTATGGTTTGGTATCTTTTAGTGTAAAGAATTATCTGTATTTAGATTTAACCGGCCGTCAGGACTGGAACAGCACGTTAGCAACGCCTTTAAGAACCGACAATGTAGGCTTCTTTTACCCATCAGCAAGCGCATCTTTTATTGCTTCTGATTTTTGGAAGTTGCCAACAGATATTAGCTTCCTGAAACTTAGGGCATCAATCTCGCAGGTAGGTAGCGGTGGTACTACGCCTTACCGTACTGCTTATAATTACACGCTTGCATCTAACGGCATTTACCCGGATAGTGCCATGACTAACCCTAACGTATTGCCTAACCCCAACTTAAAGCCTTTAAAAACAACTTCTATAGAGTTAGGTACGGAACTGCGTATGTTTAACAACCGGCTGAGCTTTGATTTAGCGGTTTATAAAGGCAATACTAAAAATCAGATATTAAGCCGGGTGGTAGACCGCGCTACCGGTTATAACGTAGCCGTATTTAACGTAGGTAACGTTCAAAATAAAGGTATTGAAATAGCGGTTACCGGAACGCCTATTCAAACTAAAAAGTTTACCTGGCAACTTAACGGAACATTTACAGCTAATCGCAACAAGATTTTAGAACTGGCAGATAGTTCAGTTGTCCTCCGAACCGGACCTTTAGGTGGCGCTGCAATTGTGGCTAACGTTGGCGGCAGTATGGGTGATTTATATGGAAGAGCTATTGTACGTTCTCCTGATGGTCAAATTGTTTATGATGCTGTTTCAGGTAATGCCAAAGCCGGCGACCAGCTGGTATATTTAGGTAACACATCGCCAAAGTTCAGGTTTAGCTTCGGTACTACCCTTACTTATCAGCGTTTTAGCTTGTCAGGATTGTTTGACGCACAATTAGGTGCGGTAGCGCATTCACTTACCTTTTCGAGAATGGCAGCTTTAGGTAAGCTAAAAGTTACATTACCCGGACGCTATAACGGCATTATTGGTAATGGGGTGGTGCAAAACTCAGATGGAACCTATCGTCCTAATGATGTAATAGCCACAAACCTGGAAAGCTTTTATACCTCAATTTACGGATCGGACCAAGCAGAAGGCAGTGTGTTCAAAACCGATTATTTAAAATTTAGGGAGGCCAACTTAACCTACAATTTCGACACCAGATTGGTACGGAAGATTGGTATTAACAGGCTTAGTTTGGGCATATACGGACGGAACTTATTCATATGGTCGCCCTGGCCGGCGTTTGATCCCGAGTTTGGTACATTATCCGGTACCGACATCGTTCAGGGCTTTGAAACTGGCCAGTTACCATCTACCAGAAGTTACGGATTTCGTTTAGTTGTAGGGATATAA
- a CDS encoding SusD/RagB family nutrient-binding outer membrane lipoprotein — MKFLNKITSYIILLAFTTLISCKKDFNEVNTDPIGKSKTTANQLLAPALVNVLQANMVRNRGFNNELMQVTVDVSDAEGRVFRYDVRRTWADYTWNAWYPELTNLRDIYTIANQPESLNSSYKGISLITQAWVFELLTDVYGDVPYSQANQGKEGNLQPVYDKQKDIYLDLFSKLEEANKLLAEGTAIVKTGDPVYQGDVSKWRRFGNSLYLRLLLRVSGKAEVSAQVIAKIKEIADTNRGNYPIMEDNTHTAKILWNGTNSSTAVYSSPFMINVRAVDFRTPAITNFFLGNLTNWSDPRITASYGTNNYNRFGIASGPSGLVGVPSGYDIGSLVTKQAYFYSDAQNAGVTLQTDPYTGIIMNCAEVDFILAEAAAKGWINGTGETYYTKGIADALNYWLPNNFKSTSDPVLVKYINDADIDWNNSLPINTTTPGTPSKMESIHLQKYYAMFLVDFQQWFEYRRTGHPFLPKGTGLINGGRMPARLNYPLASQSTSPTSYSNAVASQGPDDINTLVWWQKP, encoded by the coding sequence ATGAAATTTTTAAATAAGATAACCAGCTATATAATACTGTTGGCATTCACTACTTTAATCTCTTGTAAAAAAGATTTTAACGAAGTAAATACCGACCCCATAGGTAAATCTAAAACAACAGCCAACCAGTTGTTAGCGCCGGCGTTGGTAAACGTTTTACAAGCTAATATGGTTCGTAACCGCGGCTTTAATAATGAGCTAATGCAGGTTACGGTAGATGTGAGTGATGCAGAAGGTAGAGTTTTTAGGTATGACGTAAGACGTACTTGGGCAGATTATACCTGGAATGCCTGGTACCCTGAACTAACCAATCTGCGTGATATTTATACCATTGCCAATCAGCCTGAATCTTTGAATTCGTCTTACAAAGGGATATCGCTAATTACACAGGCCTGGGTATTTGAACTATTAACAGATGTTTATGGTGATGTGCCCTACTCACAGGCTAACCAGGGTAAAGAAGGCAATTTGCAACCGGTTTATGATAAACAGAAAGACATCTATCTTGATTTGTTTAGCAAGCTGGAAGAGGCTAATAAATTGTTAGCCGAAGGAACCGCAATCGTTAAAACTGGTGATCCGGTTTACCAGGGCGACGTTAGCAAATGGCGCAGGTTTGGCAACTCTCTATATTTGCGATTATTGCTGCGTGTGTCTGGTAAAGCGGAAGTGAGTGCACAGGTAATCGCCAAAATAAAAGAAATTGCTGATACCAATAGAGGCAATTACCCTATCATGGAGGATAATACCCATACCGCGAAAATTTTATGGAATGGAACTAATAGCAGTACGGCGGTATACTCTTCACCATTTATGATCAACGTAAGGGCGGTTGACTTTAGAACACCAGCGATCACCAACTTCTTTCTTGGAAATTTAACTAACTGGTCTGATCCCCGAATTACAGCCTCATACGGCACTAATAACTATAATCGATTTGGTATTGCGTCTGGGCCATCTGGTTTAGTTGGTGTACCAAGTGGTTATGATATTGGTTCATTAGTAACTAAGCAAGCCTATTTCTATTCTGATGCCCAAAATGCTGGCGTCACTTTACAAACCGATCCTTATACAGGTATTATCATGAACTGTGCAGAGGTAGACTTTATTTTAGCAGAAGCTGCTGCCAAAGGATGGATTAATGGTACAGGCGAAACCTATTATACTAAAGGTATTGCTGATGCGCTAAACTACTGGCTACCTAATAATTTCAAATCTACATCAGACCCTGTTTTAGTTAAATACATTAATGATGCTGATATAGATTGGAATAATAGCTTGCCTATAAACACCACCACACCAGGCACACCCAGCAAAATGGAGTCGATCCATCTTCAAAAGTACTATGCCATGTTTCTGGTCGATTTTCAGCAGTGGTTTGAATATCGTAGAACAGGGCATCCTTTCCTTCCTAAAGGTACCGGTTTAATAAATGGCGGCCGAATGCCTGCCAGGTTAAACTATCCGTTAGCATCTCAATCAACAAGCCCAACAAGTTATAGTAATGCTGTGGCATCACAAGGGCCTGATGATATTAATACATTAGTTTGGTGGCAAAAACCATAA